In Flavivirga abyssicola, the following are encoded in one genomic region:
- a CDS encoding DUF5060 domain-containing protein, producing the protein MINFASITRLMLLVILMTIIPFSGYSQTVNVNGTSPYRKWHKIAVSLTLPSNVSESNTSFKNNRMDVVFTDPSGKKIRVPGFFAADGNAANTNAVSGKVFKAYLRPYETGQWTYRVLYYTGTDVALKNVNQLPSPTHNLTGSVGNVTGTNATLPDLRAKGRLEYQKTGTNNQRRYLRWAETGEYFLKFGPDSPENLLNYKDFDHDVNKNGCGNCTEHSFNPHTSNWQSGNPTWDGQKGKSLIGVVNYLKNQQMNSMSMSLFGGDDKNVFPWTSLNNKFKYDVSKLEQWEIVFDHAEKSGLALHFKLAEAENWNKLTLNQIKIYYREMVARFGHHLAVEWNISEEYGGQDTNNTVQPSSAVPRINWLASIDPWQNHRVFHTYPNKHEKYYNYLINNNVKITGASVQSSQGGGYDDAYGGKSGIKTWVNKSKNGGVPWVVASDEQNPGATGMFTSEAINNSNVKVEARKKILWKGLIAGGGGVMWYGGKNGDFRTENFNRFNTLFNWSRIAILQFFEGNNLEYWKMQNNDALASGNKNRCLAQVGKTYVIYLENGGSSNLNLSGQSGNFNVKWFNPRNGGNLQNGSVTSITGGGNKSIGNPPNNVNSDWVALITAGSSTGPVTESIGFSNLPASFSNQITTFPIQVTYSANQQRDINVTIKSPTNTYIAHKTMTVSAGSNQTTTVNVSVSSALATGSNYKFVTALRTVGGNYSTNIDKEVAFANIVNASAKSLKGEAEKPDVSTADNTSIKVYPIPLEGRNLKAELIGVKGSASYIITDINGRSITSGTSDDNMITIPTSLLKAKGIYILKVDVDGHQFIKKIVK; encoded by the coding sequence ATGATTAATTTTGCCTCAATAACACGTTTGATGCTATTAGTAATCCTAATGACTATTATTCCCTTTTCGGGATATAGTCAAACCGTCAACGTAAATGGTACATCTCCCTACCGGAAATGGCACAAAATTGCTGTTTCGCTCACCCTACCTTCTAATGTAAGTGAATCTAACACAAGTTTTAAAAACAACCGCATGGATGTGGTTTTTACAGACCCAAGCGGAAAAAAAATTAGAGTCCCTGGTTTTTTTGCTGCGGATGGTAATGCTGCAAATACCAATGCTGTATCTGGTAAGGTTTTTAAAGCATATCTAAGACCTTACGAAACAGGTCAATGGACTTATCGAGTACTTTACTATACAGGTACAGATGTTGCTTTAAAAAATGTGAATCAACTCCCTAGTCCAACACACAATTTAACGGGTTCTGTTGGAAATGTTACTGGAACAAACGCTACGCTTCCAGACCTAAGAGCAAAAGGACGTTTGGAATACCAAAAAACGGGTACTAACAATCAGCGCCGTTACCTAAGATGGGCTGAAACAGGAGAGTATTTCTTGAAGTTTGGCCCAGATTCGCCCGAGAATTTACTTAATTATAAAGACTTTGATCATGATGTTAATAAAAATGGTTGTGGCAACTGTACAGAGCATTCATTCAATCCTCATACCAGTAACTGGCAATCTGGAAACCCTACTTGGGATGGACAAAAAGGCAAGAGTTTGATTGGTGTGGTTAACTATTTGAAAAACCAACAAATGAATTCAATGTCTATGTCGTTATTTGGTGGTGATGACAAAAATGTATTTCCTTGGACTAGCTTAAATAATAAGTTTAAATATGATGTTTCTAAACTTGAACAGTGGGAAATAGTTTTTGACCATGCAGAAAAAAGTGGCCTTGCTTTACATTTTAAATTAGCTGAAGCTGAAAACTGGAATAAATTAACACTAAACCAGATTAAAATATATTATCGTGAAATGGTAGCAAGATTTGGACATCATTTAGCCGTTGAATGGAATATTTCTGAAGAATATGGAGGTCAAGACACAAACAATACGGTTCAACCTAGTAGTGCTGTTCCTAGAATAAATTGGTTAGCTAGTATAGACCCTTGGCAAAACCATCGTGTTTTTCATACTTACCCTAATAAGCACGAAAAATATTATAATTACTTAATTAACAATAATGTTAAAATAACTGGTGCATCTGTTCAAAGCTCCCAAGGTGGTGGGTATGATGATGCTTATGGTGGAAAATCCGGGATTAAAACCTGGGTTAACAAATCAAAAAATGGTGGAGTTCCATGGGTAGTAGCTAGTGATGAGCAAAACCCAGGTGCAACGGGTATGTTTACTTCTGAAGCCATTAATAATAGTAATGTTAAAGTTGAGGCAAGAAAAAAAATTCTATGGAAAGGTCTTATTGCCGGAGGAGGTGGTGTTATGTGGTACGGCGGAAAGAATGGCGATTTTAGAACTGAAAATTTTAATAGATTCAATACTCTATTCAACTGGTCAAGAATTGCTATACTACAATTTTTCGAAGGCAATAACCTTGAATACTGGAAAATGCAAAACAATGATGCGCTGGCTAGCGGTAATAAAAATAGATGTTTAGCTCAAGTAGGTAAAACTTATGTTATTTATCTTGAAAATGGTGGTTCATCAAATCTAAATCTTTCTGGACAATCAGGAAACTTTAATGTGAAGTGGTTTAACCCTAGAAATGGAGGGAACTTACAAAACGGATCTGTTACTTCTATAACTGGTGGCGGAAACAAGAGCATCGGAAACCCTCCTAATAATGTGAATTCAGACTGGGTAGCCTTAATTACGGCAGGATCATCTACAGGCCCTGTCACAGAATCAATAGGGTTCTCAAATCTTCCTGCTTCGTTTAGTAATCAAATTACCACTTTTCCAATTCAGGTAACCTATTCCGCTAATCAACAAAGGGATATTAATGTGACAATAAAAAGCCCAACGAATACCTATATTGCTCATAAAACCATGACCGTAAGTGCTGGTTCTAACCAAACTACTACAGTTAATGTATCAGTATCAAGCGCATTAGCTACTGGCTCTAATTATAAGTTTGTAACTGCATTACGAACGGTAGGCGGTAATTACTCTACGAACATTGATAAAGAAGTGGCATTTGCCAATATTGTAAATGCTTCAGCAAAATCATTAAAGGGAGAAGCAGAAAAGCCTGATGTATCGACTGCAGATAACACTAGTATAAAAGTTTATCCAATCCCTCTTGAAGGAAGGAACCTAAAAGCTGAATTAATAGGCGTAAAAGGATCTGCTTCCTACATTATTACAGATATAAATGGTAGGTCTATTACATCTGGAACATCTGATGACAATATGATTACTATTCCTACTAGCTTATTAAAAGCTAAAGGTATTTATATCTTAAAAGTTGATGTTGATGGACATCAATTTATAAAGAAAATTGTGAAATAA
- the guaB gene encoding IMP dehydrogenase, protein MTAHQNKIVGEGLTYDDVLLVPAFSEVLPREVDIQTKFTQNITINVPIISAAMDTVTESKMAIAMAQEGGIGVLHKNMTIEAQALKVRKVKRAESGMIIDPVTLPLTANVKDAKQNMAEHGIGGIPIVDEAGVLKGIVTNRDLRFEHNNSRPIVEVMTGENLVTAAVGTSLKDAEKILQKHKIEKLLIVDDAYKLSGLITFRDITKLSQKPIANKDQYGRLRVAAAIGVTGDAVDRAEALVNAGVDAVVIDTAHGHTKGVVSVLKEIKSKFPELEVIVGNIATGAAAKYLVEAGADAVKVGIGPGSICTTRVVAGVGFPQFSAVLEVAAAIKGTGVPVIADGGIRYTGDIPKAIAAGADTVMLGSLLAGTKESPGETIIYEGRKFKSYRGMGSVEAMKQGSKDRYFQDVEDDIKKLVPEGIVGRVPYKGDLYESVHQFIGGLRAGMGYCGAKDIETLKENGQFVKITASGINESHPHDVTITKESPNYSR, encoded by the coding sequence ATGACTGCACATCAAAATAAAATAGTAGGGGAGGGATTAACCTACGATGACGTCCTTTTAGTTCCAGCATTTTCTGAAGTTCTTCCACGCGAAGTTGATATTCAAACAAAATTTACTCAAAACATTACTATTAATGTGCCTATTATTTCGGCTGCGATGGATACCGTTACCGAAAGTAAAATGGCCATAGCTATGGCACAAGAAGGCGGTATTGGTGTTTTACACAAAAATATGACTATTGAGGCGCAAGCTTTAAAAGTAAGAAAGGTAAAACGAGCTGAAAGTGGTATGATTATAGATCCAGTTACGTTGCCTCTTACAGCTAATGTTAAAGATGCCAAACAAAACATGGCCGAGCATGGTATTGGTGGGATTCCTATAGTTGATGAAGCAGGTGTATTAAAAGGGATTGTAACCAATCGTGACTTACGTTTTGAACATAACAATTCAAGACCTATTGTAGAAGTGATGACAGGTGAGAACCTCGTAACTGCTGCCGTTGGAACATCTTTAAAAGATGCAGAAAAAATCCTTCAAAAACATAAAATCGAAAAATTACTTATTGTTGATGATGCTTATAAGTTATCTGGTTTAATTACTTTTAGAGATATTACCAAGCTTAGTCAAAAACCAATTGCGAATAAAGATCAGTACGGACGTTTACGTGTTGCAGCAGCTATTGGAGTTACAGGTGATGCTGTAGATAGAGCAGAAGCCCTTGTAAATGCAGGCGTAGATGCTGTTGTAATTGATACAGCACACGGTCATACAAAAGGAGTAGTTAGCGTGCTAAAAGAAATTAAATCTAAGTTTCCAGAACTAGAAGTTATTGTTGGCAATATCGCTACAGGAGCCGCTGCAAAATATTTAGTAGAAGCAGGAGCCGATGCGGTTAAAGTTGGTATTGGCCCAGGGTCTATTTGTACAACACGTGTTGTAGCTGGTGTAGGATTCCCACAGTTTTCTGCAGTTTTAGAAGTTGCTGCGGCTATTAAAGGTACTGGCGTACCAGTAATAGCAGATGGAGGAATTCGTTATACAGGAGATATTCCAAAAGCGATTGCTGCAGGTGCAGATACGGTTATGTTGGGATCACTATTAGCAGGAACAAAAGAATCGCCAGGAGAAACCATTATTTACGAAGGAAGAAAGTTTAAATCTTATCGAGGGATGGGGTCTGTAGAAGCTATGAAACAAGGTAGCAAAGATCGCTATTTCCAAGATGTAGAAGACGATATTAAAAAGTTAGTACCAGAAGGTATTGTAGGGAGAGTCCCTTACAAAGGCGATCTATACGAAAGCGTTCACCAGTTTATAGGCGGATTACGTGCTGGTATGGGCTATTGTGGTGCTAAAGATATTGAGACATTAAAAGAAAATGGTCAGTTTGTGAAAATCACGGCAAGTGGTATTAATGAAAGCCATCCACATGATGTGACCATTACTAAAGAATCACCTAACTATTCTAGATAG
- a CDS encoding Insecticidal toxin complex protein yields the protein MRWIIFFFIIISNNVLLAKEWKNLKVYQRETQQKFLAPSDWLKCDRSKNTLVWQHANIYNLSHNLPEEYVNIKQRRDFYKWLFNELEKKKDEVIWVKMAHFISKKMHLMEVFPYTIFSKKAIKAYARQGSETVFNNAFVELQKLYVSKSILKTEQALDWDKTILKKEQYEWIDNIYKSMDTKSLKTLERIAKGKFLYGLLLPKAIRFKGNLSKAKTRYNYAIEVLKPYCENRYK from the coding sequence ATGCGATGGATTATATTTTTCTTCATAATAATTTCTAATAATGTATTATTAGCAAAAGAATGGAAAAACCTTAAGGTTTATCAAAGAGAGACTCAGCAAAAATTCTTGGCTCCCTCGGATTGGTTAAAATGTGATAGGTCAAAAAACACTTTGGTATGGCAACACGCTAATATTTATAACTTATCTCATAATCTGCCTGAAGAGTATGTAAACATTAAGCAACGCCGAGATTTTTACAAATGGCTTTTTAACGAGCTAGAAAAGAAAAAGGACGAAGTCATTTGGGTAAAAATGGCACATTTTATTTCCAAAAAAATGCACTTGATGGAAGTGTTTCCATATACAATATTTTCAAAAAAAGCTATAAAAGCATATGCAAGACAGGGGAGCGAAACTGTGTTTAATAATGCATTTGTAGAATTACAAAAACTTTATGTCTCTAAATCCATATTAAAAACAGAACAAGCTTTAGATTGGGATAAAACCATTCTCAAAAAAGAGCAATACGAGTGGATAGATAACATCTATAAATCTATGGATACTAAAAGTTTAAAAACTTTAGAACGTATAGCCAAAGGAAAGTTTCTTTATGGTTTATTATTACCAAAGGCTATAAGATTTAAAGGCAATCTTTCTAAAGCAAAAACACGTTATAATTATGCTATTGAAGTACTTAAGCCTTATTGCGAAAACAGATACAAATAA